The following coding sequences are from one Ancylobacter sp. TS-1 window:
- a CDS encoding P-II family nitrogen regulator codes for MKIVMAIIKPFKLEEVRDALTGIGVHGLTVTEVKGYGRQKGHTEIYRGAEYAVSFLPKLKIEVAVPSDQVSKVIDAITVSAKTGQIGDGKIFVYAIDQAVRIRTGETDADAL; via the coding sequence ATGAAGATCGTCATGGCTATCATCAAGCCTTTCAAGCTTGAGGAAGTCCGGGATGCGCTCACTGGGATAGGTGTGCACGGACTGACCGTCACGGAGGTCAAGGGATACGGCCGTCAGAAGGGCCACACCGAGATCTATCGCGGCGCGGAATACGCGGTGAGCTTCCTGCCGAAGCTCAAGATCGAGGTCGCCGTGCCTTCCGATCAGGTTTCCAAGGTCATCGACGCCATCACCGTCTCGGCCAAGACCGGCCAGATCGGCGACGGCAAGATCTTCGTCTATGCGATCGACCAGGCCGTGCGCATCCGCACCGGTGAGACCGACGCCGACGCGCTCTGA
- a CDS encoding acyl-CoA thioesterase II: protein MPNHVAELVDVLDLEPLEENLFRGSNPPESWPFRTRVFGGQVLAQALVAAQRTVDLAAHSMHAYFLLAGDPTIPIVYEVERVRDGRSFATRRTVAIQHGRPIFIMSVSFHREEPGLEHQLDLEMVVPTPEEVPGIEDLPAAVLERLPQPVRDYWMRPRPIELRPIGLGEARSAPRRALWFRAAGALADDPGLHRAVLAYASDMTLLEATTLVHGTSVLGQNIQAASLDHALWLHRPFRADDWLLYTQDSPSASGARGLARGLVYDRAARLVASVAQEGLIRQVTPTAKASA from the coding sequence ATGCCGAACCACGTTGCCGAGCTGGTCGATGTGCTCGATCTGGAGCCGCTGGAGGAAAACCTGTTCCGCGGCTCCAACCCGCCGGAAAGCTGGCCGTTCCGCACCCGCGTCTTCGGCGGGCAGGTGCTTGCGCAGGCGCTGGTCGCCGCGCAGCGCACGGTCGATCTCGCCGCCCATTCCATGCACGCCTATTTCCTGCTCGCCGGCGATCCCACCATCCCGATCGTCTACGAGGTCGAGCGGGTGCGCGACGGGCGCAGCTTCGCCACCCGCCGCACGGTGGCGATCCAGCACGGGCGGCCGATCTTCATCATGTCGGTGTCGTTCCACCGCGAGGAGCCGGGGCTGGAGCACCAGCTCGACCTGGAAATGGTGGTGCCCACTCCCGAGGAGGTGCCGGGCATCGAGGACCTGCCGGCGGCGGTGCTCGAGCGCCTGCCCCAGCCGGTGCGCGACTACTGGATGCGCCCGCGCCCGATCGAACTGAGGCCGATCGGGCTCGGCGAGGCCCGCAGCGCGCCGCGCCGCGCCCTCTGGTTCCGCGCCGCCGGAGCGCTGGCGGATGATCCGGGCCTGCATCGCGCGGTGCTGGCCTATGCCAGCGACATGACGCTGCTGGAGGCGACGACGCTGGTGCACGGCACCAGCGTGCTCGGGCAGAACATCCAGGCGGCGAGCCTCGACCATGCGCTCTGGCTGCACCGCCCCTTCCGGGCCGACGACTGGCTGCTCTACACGCAGGACAGCCCCAGCGCCTCCGGCGCGCGCGGACTGGCGCGCGGGCTGGTCTACGACCGCGCCGCGCGGCTGGTGGCCTCGGTGGCGCAGGAGGGGCTGATCCGGCAGGTAACGCCTACAGCCAAGGCATCTGCTTGA
- a CDS encoding ubiquinone biosynthesis hydroxylase, with product MGQRQTYDAVIAGGGLAGLSLALALRQGLGAGARIAIADPAFAAPAADGLPRSADMRASAIAAGARRLFEALGVWEHVAAEAEPILAMEITDSKLGDAARPVFLSFDGEVRPGEPFAHMVPNARLQDAMTALARTRDIALLPTPVAGFAAGPARTTLTLAGGGEIGAGLLAACDGARSKLRALAGIGVVGWPYGQSAIVMTVGHERPHGGKAIEHFLPAGPFAMLPLTGNRCSIVWTEASDTAARLLALPRILLKDELERRFGLELGEIEILDEPKAFPLGFQMARAFIGERLALVGDAAHTIHPIAGQGINMGLRDVAALAEAVTDAARLGLDIGGPDVLERYQRWRRFDTLAMGAATDGLNRLFGIRSDAVRLVRDVGLGLVERMPALKSFFIRDAAGIGGQAPKLLRGEAL from the coding sequence ATGGGACAGCGGCAGACCTATGACGCGGTGATCGCTGGCGGCGGCCTCGCCGGCCTCTCCCTCGCGCTGGCGCTACGCCAGGGGCTGGGCGCGGGGGCGCGGATCGCCATTGCCGACCCCGCCTTCGCCGCGCCCGCCGCGGACGGGCTGCCGCGCAGCGCCGACATGCGCGCCTCGGCCATCGCCGCCGGCGCCCGCCGGCTGTTCGAGGCGCTCGGCGTGTGGGAGCACGTCGCCGCCGAGGCCGAGCCGATCCTCGCTATGGAGATCACCGATTCGAAGCTCGGCGACGCCGCGCGGCCGGTGTTCCTGTCCTTCGACGGCGAGGTCCGGCCGGGCGAGCCCTTCGCCCATATGGTGCCGAATGCGCGGCTTCAGGACGCCATGACGGCGCTGGCGCGCACGCGCGACATCGCGCTTCTGCCGACCCCGGTCGCCGGCTTCGCCGCCGGCCCGGCCCGCACGACGCTCACCCTCGCCGGCGGCGGCGAGATCGGCGCCGGCCTCCTCGCCGCCTGCGACGGTGCCCGCTCGAAGCTGCGCGCGCTGGCCGGCATCGGCGTGGTCGGCTGGCCCTACGGCCAGTCCGCCATCGTGATGACGGTCGGCCATGAGCGCCCGCATGGCGGCAAGGCGATCGAGCATTTCCTTCCCGCCGGCCCCTTCGCCATGCTGCCGCTGACCGGCAATCGCTGCTCCATTGTCTGGACCGAGGCGAGCGACACCGCCGCGCGCCTGCTCGCCCTTCCGCGCATTCTGCTCAAGGACGAGCTGGAGCGCCGCTTCGGGCTGGAGCTGGGGGAGATCGAGATCCTCGACGAGCCGAAGGCGTTCCCGCTCGGCTTCCAGATGGCGCGCGCCTTCATCGGCGAGCGGCTGGCGCTGGTGGGCGACGCCGCTCACACCATCCACCCCATCGCCGGGCAGGGCATCAATATGGGCCTGCGCGACGTCGCGGCGCTGGCGGAGGCCGTCACCGACGCCGCCCGCCTCGGCCTCGACATTGGCGGGCCGGACGTTCTGGAGCGCTACCAGCGCTGGCGCCGCTTCGACACGCTGGCCATGGGCGCGGCGACCGACGGGCTGAACCGGCTGTTCGGCATCCGCTCGGACGCGGTGCGCCTCGTGCGCGACGTCGGCCTCGGCCTCGTCGAGCGCATGCCGGCGCTGAAGTCCTTCTTCATCCGCGACGCCGCCGGCATTGGCGGGCAGGCGCCGAAGCTGCTGCGCGGCGAGGCGCTCTGA
- a CDS encoding ammonium transporter, with the protein MTTKNWIRAGLPVLATTALFAAAAFAQDNPATGAEATAEAAAVVATVDKGDVTWMMVSSILVLFMTVPGLALFYGGLVRAKNMLSVLMQVTVIAAVMMLIWVFYGYSLAFTSGNAFIGGFEKAFLAGVTTESLADTFSANVKIPEYIFIVFQMTFSAITPALIIGAFAERMKFSAIVLFCVLWVTFVYYPIAHMVWFSEGYLFAMGALDFAGGTVVHINAGIAGLVGCIIIGKRTGYGKELMPPHSLPFAMVGASVLWVGWFGFNAGSNLEANAGTTLAVINTFVATAGAIVGWSLIEWLAKGKPSMLGAISGMVAGLVAITPAAGLSGPLGAIVLGFVASIICFFFCTTIKNALGYDDSLDVFGVHGVGGIVGAIGTGIVVAPALGGPGIADYEMGHQVWVQLQAVAATIVWCGVVSAIIYYIVNILVGLRPSVEKEREGLDIVEHGERAYHS; encoded by the coding sequence ATGACGACGAAGAACTGGATACGCGCGGGCCTTCCCGTGCTGGCGACGACGGCGCTGTTCGCGGCCGCCGCTTTCGCCCAGGACAACCCGGCCACCGGCGCCGAAGCCACCGCTGAGGCCGCCGCTGTGGTGGCCACGGTGGACAAGGGCGACGTCACCTGGATGATGGTCTCCTCCATCCTCGTGCTGTTCATGACGGTGCCCGGCCTCGCCCTGTTCTATGGCGGCCTGGTGCGCGCCAAGAACATGCTCTCCGTGCTGATGCAGGTCACGGTCATCGCCGCGGTGATGATGCTGATCTGGGTGTTCTACGGCTACTCGCTCGCCTTCACCTCGGGCAACGCCTTCATCGGTGGCTTCGAGAAGGCCTTCCTCGCCGGCGTGACGACGGAAAGCCTCGCCGACACCTTCTCGGCCAATGTGAAGATCCCCGAATACATCTTCATCGTCTTCCAGATGACCTTCTCGGCCATCACCCCCGCGCTGATCATCGGCGCCTTCGCCGAACGCATGAAGTTCTCGGCGATCGTGCTGTTCTGCGTCCTGTGGGTGACGTTCGTGTACTACCCGATCGCCCACATGGTGTGGTTCTCGGAGGGCTACCTCTTCGCCATGGGCGCGCTCGACTTCGCCGGCGGCACCGTGGTGCACATCAATGCCGGTATTGCGGGCCTCGTGGGCTGCATCATCATCGGCAAGCGCACGGGCTACGGCAAGGAACTGATGCCTCCCCACTCGCTGCCCTTCGCGATGGTCGGCGCCAGCGTCCTGTGGGTCGGCTGGTTCGGCTTCAACGCCGGCTCCAACCTCGAAGCCAATGCCGGCACCACGCTCGCCGTGATCAACACCTTCGTCGCCACCGCCGGCGCGATCGTGGGCTGGTCGCTCATCGAGTGGCTGGCCAAGGGCAAGCCCTCCATGCTCGGCGCGATCTCCGGCATGGTCGCCGGCCTCGTCGCGATCACCCCGGCTGCCGGCCTTTCCGGTCCGCTCGGCGCGATCGTGCTCGGCTTCGTCGCCTCGATCATCTGCTTCTTCTTCTGCACCACCATCAAGAACGCGCTGGGCTATGACGACAGCCTCGACGTGTTCGGCGTCCACGGCGTGGGCGGCATCGTCGGCGCCATCGGCACCGGCATCGTGGTCGCTCCGGCCCTCGGCGGCCCGGGCATCGCGGACTACGAGATGGGGCACCAGGTGTGGGTGCAGCTCCAGGCGGTGGCGGCCACGATCGTGTGGTGCGGTGTCGTCTCGGCGATCATCTACTACATCGTCAACATCCTCGTCGGCCTGCGTCCGTCGGTGGAGAAGGAGCGCGAGGGTCTCGACATCGTCGAGCACGGCGAGCGCGCCTACCACAGCTGA
- a CDS encoding Trm112 family protein, giving the protein MTVNSDKPAARSGYEIDPKLLELLVCPVTKAPLDYDREARELISRAARLAYPIRDGIPIMLADEARALTEDELAR; this is encoded by the coding sequence ATGACCGTGAATTCCGACAAGCCCGCCGCCCGCTCCGGCTACGAGATCGACCCGAAGCTGCTCGAACTGCTGGTGTGCCCGGTGACGAAGGCGCCGCTGGACTATGACCGCGAGGCCCGCGAGCTGATTTCCCGCGCCGCCCGCCTCGCCTATCCGATCCGCGACGGCATCCCGATCATGCTCGCCGACGAGGCCCGCGCGCTCACCGAGGATGAGCTGGCGCGCTAG
- the trxA gene encoding thioredoxin, with amino-acid sequence MLLNQPSSPAANGGTAPAGDDVVIDVTTRDFMKEVVEESRKRPVLVDFWAPWCGPCRQLTPVIEKVVRAAKGKVRLAKMNTDDHPAIAQQLGIQSLPTVYAFVNGQPVDGFMGAQTETQVQALVDRLAGASAGDDIAEVIASAEAALAEGDLVGAAEIFAAVLGEEPANLKALAGLARAQLLAGDLEQAKATLALAPETAANDSGLAAVRAAIELEEAAAELGDVRELEARVAANPLNHQARFDLALALNARGMREEAADHLLAIVRKDRAWEDDGARKQLVQFFEAWGPTDEHTIAGRRRLSSILFA; translated from the coding sequence ATGTTGCTGAACCAGCCCTCCTCCCCGGCCGCGAACGGTGGCACGGCACCGGCCGGCGACGATGTCGTGATCGACGTCACGACCCGCGATTTCATGAAGGAGGTCGTGGAGGAATCACGCAAGCGCCCGGTTCTGGTGGACTTCTGGGCGCCGTGGTGCGGCCCCTGCCGCCAGCTCACGCCGGTCATCGAGAAGGTCGTGCGCGCCGCCAAGGGCAAGGTGCGCCTCGCCAAGATGAACACCGACGACCACCCCGCCATCGCCCAGCAGCTCGGCATCCAGTCGCTGCCGACCGTCTACGCCTTCGTCAACGGCCAGCCGGTCGACGGCTTCATGGGCGCGCAGACCGAGACGCAGGTGCAGGCGCTGGTCGACCGGCTCGCCGGCGCTTCGGCCGGTGACGACATCGCCGAGGTGATCGCCTCGGCCGAGGCCGCGCTCGCCGAGGGCGATCTCGTCGGCGCCGCCGAGATTTTCGCCGCCGTGCTCGGCGAGGAGCCGGCCAACCTCAAGGCTCTCGCCGGCCTCGCCCGCGCGCAGCTTCTCGCCGGCGATCTCGAACAGGCCAAGGCGACGCTGGCGCTGGCGCCCGAGACCGCCGCCAATGACAGCGGCCTCGCCGCCGTGCGCGCCGCCATCGAGCTTGAGGAAGCGGCCGCCGAACTCGGCGATGTGCGCGAGCTGGAAGCCCGCGTCGCCGCCAACCCGCTCAACCATCAGGCGCGCTTCGACCTCGCGCTGGCGCTCAATGCGCGCGGCATGCGCGAGGAGGCGGCCGACCACCTGCTCGCCATCGTGCGCAAGGACCGCGCCTGGGAAGACGACGGCGCGCGCAAGCAGCTCGTGCAGTTCTTCGAGGCCTGGGGGCCGACCGACGAGCACACCATCGCCGGCCGCCGCCGCCTGTCCTCGATCCTGTTCGCCTGA
- a CDS encoding GntR family transcriptional regulator has product MDLHALDLSHEQRLDGETLQQWVFRRLRRSVMSGRFPPGKAVTIRGLADALGVSSMPVREALRRLVAERALVLLDNRRVRVPEMTARRFEELMAARTLLECEAASRALGVADAAFIARLDELNRESDAAVAADDIEAMIETNLAFHAALYGGRPDNVLLPLIESVWLQIGPFMRLALADLERHYTVDRHAEALSALRAGDAAALRRAIEADIRDGIGHLLAQLG; this is encoded by the coding sequence ATGGACCTGCACGCCCTCGACCTCTCCCACGAACAGCGCCTCGACGGCGAGACCCTGCAACAATGGGTGTTCCGCCGCCTGCGGCGCTCGGTCATGTCCGGCCGTTTCCCCCCGGGCAAGGCGGTGACGATCCGCGGGCTCGCCGACGCGCTCGGCGTGTCCTCGATGCCGGTGCGCGAGGCGTTGCGGCGTCTGGTGGCCGAGCGGGCGCTGGTGCTGCTCGACAATCGCCGCGTGCGCGTGCCGGAAATGACCGCCCGCCGCTTCGAGGAACTGATGGCCGCGCGCACCCTGCTGGAATGCGAGGCGGCCTCGCGCGCGCTCGGCGTCGCCGACGCAGCCTTCATCGCGCGGCTGGACGAGCTCAACCGCGAATCGGACGCGGCGGTGGCGGCCGACGACATCGAGGCGATGATCGAGACCAACCTCGCCTTCCACGCCGCGCTTTATGGTGGGCGGCCCGACAATGTGCTGCTGCCGCTGATCGAATCGGTCTGGCTGCAGATCGGCCCGTTCATGCGCCTCGCCCTGGCCGATCTTGAGCGCCACTACACGGTCGACCGCCACGCGGAGGCGCTCTCTGCGCTCCGGGCCGGCGACGCAGCGGCGCTGCGCCGCGCCATCGAGGCCGACATTCGCGACGGCATCGGCCACCTGCTGGCGCAGCTCGGGTAG
- a CDS encoding MBOAT family protein, with protein MVFSSVSFLFYFLPAFLACYFVLPGTRARNVVLLAFSLVFYAWGGLSNLAVLAVSVVANYLFARAIDPLPEPRRRRMLVLAVATNLAALVVYKYLGFLTQNLNLLLPAPLQLPGASLPLPLGISFFTFHAISYLVDVYRRKARANGRLEEIAVYLTMFPQLVAGPIVRYSTIADRIRARRTTLGRVSAGLRIFVIGLAWKVLIADQVAPVAEVVFDRTAAPTLGEAWLGVSAYALQIYFDFGGYSNMAIGLALAMGLRFPRNFNLPYGARSITDFWRRWHMSLSSWFRDYVYVPLGGNRHGHLHTAVNLWTVFLLCGLWHGASWNFVIWGIHHGAFLVLERTRFGALLRAGPGVLRHAYVLLVVLTGWVWFRADSLPGALALFAGMAGLNGAGPPTLPLALELVPMTSAMLVLGWPLAMFGLPRMPSLSLPARLRAALAGAGDTLAIVLMFGLCLVSVGASAYAPFLYFRF; from the coding sequence ATGGTTTTTTCGTCGGTTTCCTTCCTGTTCTATTTCCTGCCGGCGTTCCTGGCCTGCTACTTCGTCCTGCCGGGCACGCGGGCGCGCAACGTCGTCCTCCTCGCCTTCTCGCTGGTCTTCTACGCCTGGGGCGGGCTCTCCAACCTCGCCGTTCTGGCCGTCTCGGTCGTCGCCAACTACCTGTTCGCGCGGGCGATCGACCCGCTCCCCGAGCCCCGGCGCCGGCGCATGCTGGTGCTCGCGGTGGCCACCAATCTCGCCGCGCTGGTCGTCTACAAATATCTCGGCTTCCTGACGCAGAACCTGAACCTTCTGCTGCCGGCCCCGCTCCAACTGCCGGGCGCCAGCCTGCCCCTGCCGCTCGGCATCTCCTTCTTCACCTTCCACGCCATTTCCTACTTGGTCGACGTCTATCGCCGCAAAGCGCGGGCGAATGGCCGCCTGGAGGAGATCGCGGTCTATCTCACCATGTTCCCGCAGCTGGTGGCGGGGCCGATCGTGCGCTACTCGACCATCGCGGACCGCATCCGCGCGCGCCGGACGACGCTCGGGCGGGTCTCGGCGGGGCTGCGCATCTTCGTCATCGGCCTCGCCTGGAAGGTGCTGATCGCCGATCAGGTGGCGCCCGTCGCCGAGGTGGTGTTCGACCGGACCGCCGCGCCCACTCTCGGCGAGGCATGGCTCGGCGTCAGCGCCTATGCGCTGCAGATCTATTTCGACTTCGGCGGCTACTCGAACATGGCCATCGGCCTCGCGCTGGCGATGGGCCTGCGGTTCCCGCGCAACTTCAACCTGCCCTATGGCGCCCGGTCGATCACCGATTTCTGGCGGCGCTGGCACATGAGCCTGTCGAGCTGGTTCCGCGACTATGTGTACGTCCCGCTCGGCGGCAACCGGCACGGCCACCTCCACACGGCGGTCAATCTGTGGACCGTGTTCCTGCTGTGCGGCCTCTGGCACGGGGCGAGCTGGAACTTCGTGATCTGGGGCATCCATCACGGCGCCTTCCTGGTGCTGGAGCGCACGCGCTTCGGCGCCCTCCTGCGCGCCGGGCCGGGCGTGCTGCGCCACGCCTATGTGCTGCTCGTCGTGCTCACCGGCTGGGTCTGGTTCCGCGCCGACAGCCTGCCCGGCGCGCTCGCGTTGTTTGCCGGCATGGCCGGCCTCAACGGCGCCGGGCCGCCGACGCTGCCTCTGGCGCTGGAGCTTGTTCCGATGACCAGCGCCATGCTGGTTCTGGGCTGGCCGCTGGCCATGTTCGGCCTGCCGAGGATGCCGTCGCTCTCGCTGCCGGCGCGCCTGCGCGCCGCGCTCGCGGGTGCGGGCGACACTCTGGCCATCGTGCTGATGTTCGGCCTCTGCCTCGTCTCGGTGGGCGCCTCGGCCTATGCGCCCTTCCTGTATTTCCGGTTCTGA
- a CDS encoding gamma-glutamyl-gamma-aminobutyrate hydrolase family protein, with protein sequence MRPVIGVISDVKASGGHVVHGVTEKYIYAVARGAQAMPVLIPGTISAVDADMAPERAVIDEIFDLVDAIFLPGSPSNVAPQHYGDVPHDPPLPADPHRDDISLPLIRAALERGVPLFGVCRGFQEMNVALGGTLFQKLYEQPGRFDHREDSTRDIETQYGPAHDVALAPGGLLAGLAGTDRWQVNSLHGQGVANLAPGVVVEARAEDGTVEAFRVPDAPGFNIAIQWHPEWRFWQDRLSSGVFTAFGAAARLAAERRHGAARLKAAG encoded by the coding sequence ATGCGTCCAGTCATCGGTGTGATCAGCGACGTGAAGGCCAGCGGCGGCCACGTCGTCCATGGCGTCACGGAAAAATACATCTACGCGGTCGCGCGCGGCGCGCAGGCCATGCCGGTCCTCATCCCCGGCACCATCTCGGCCGTCGATGCCGACATGGCGCCGGAGCGCGCGGTGATCGACGAGATCTTCGATCTGGTCGACGCCATCTTCCTGCCCGGCAGCCCCTCCAATGTCGCCCCACAGCATTATGGCGACGTCCCGCACGACCCGCCGCTACCGGCCGATCCTCATCGCGACGACATCTCGCTGCCGCTGATCCGCGCCGCGCTGGAGCGGGGCGTGCCGCTGTTCGGCGTGTGCCGCGGCTTCCAGGAGATGAACGTCGCGCTGGGCGGCACGCTGTTCCAGAAGCTCTACGAGCAGCCCGGCCGATTCGACCATCGCGAGGATTCCACCCGCGACATCGAGACCCAGTACGGGCCGGCGCACGACGTGGCGCTGGCGCCCGGCGGCCTGCTCGCCGGCCTTGCCGGAACGGATCGCTGGCAGGTGAACTCGCTGCACGGGCAGGGCGTGGCGAATCTGGCGCCGGGCGTCGTGGTCGAGGCGCGGGCCGAGGACGGCACGGTCGAGGCCTTCCGCGTGCCGGACGCGCCGGGCTTCAACATCGCCATCCAGTGGCACCCGGAATGGCGCTTCTGGCAGGACCGGCTGTCCTCGGGCGTGTTCACCGCCTTCGGCGCCGCCGCCCGTCTGGCGGCCGAGCGCCGGCACGGCGCTGCGCGGCTGAAGGCTGCGGGCTGA
- a CDS encoding LON peptidase substrate-binding domain-containing protein, with translation MAINRPYKDPSELAPIIPLFPLEGALLLPRCQLPLNVFEPRYLTMVDAALAGHRLIGIIQTAPVQPPLAVPGAPEIVQVGCVGRITEIAESGDGRYLMNLSGVVRFRVVAEVDSGTPFRQAHVDYEPFRGDFTPNLGADAVDRGTLLRTLAAYLDANQLDADWESIKDAPNEALVNALAMMSPFGPREKQALLEAGSLAARAEMLIAVTQMSMARTGGEGDGSLQ, from the coding sequence ATGGCGATCAACCGCCCCTACAAAGATCCGTCCGAGCTGGCGCCGATCATCCCGCTGTTCCCGCTGGAGGGGGCGCTGCTGCTGCCGCGCTGCCAGCTTCCGCTCAACGTCTTCGAGCCGCGCTATCTCACCATGGTGGATGCGGCGCTGGCGGGCCACCGCCTGATCGGCATCATCCAGACGGCGCCGGTCCAGCCGCCCCTCGCCGTGCCCGGAGCGCCGGAGATCGTGCAGGTCGGTTGCGTCGGCCGCATCACCGAGATCGCCGAGAGCGGCGACGGGCGCTACCTGATGAATCTCAGCGGCGTCGTGCGTTTCCGCGTCGTGGCGGAGGTCGATTCCGGCACGCCGTTCCGGCAGGCCCACGTCGACTACGAGCCGTTCCGCGGCGACTTCACGCCCAATCTCGGCGCCGACGCGGTGGACCGGGGCACGCTGCTGCGCACGCTCGCCGCCTATCTCGACGCCAACCAGCTCGACGCGGACTGGGAGAGCATCAAGGACGCGCCCAACGAGGCGCTGGTCAATGCGCTGGCCATGATGTCGCCCTTCGGCCCGCGCGAGAAGCAGGCGCTGCTGGAGGCCGGCAGCCTGGCCGCCCGCGCCGAGATGCTGATCGCGGTCACGCAGATGTCGATGGCCCGCACCGGCGGCGAGGGCGACGGCTCGCTGCAATAG
- a CDS encoding prolyl-tRNA synthetase associated domain-containing protein — protein sequence MPLSSQDLLARLAALGIEQRTVEHPPLFTVEDSQALRGDIPGGHTKNLFLKDKKGNLFLVVVEEETRVDLKNLHIPLGAASKLSFGSAELLEEVLGVKPGAVTAFGPVNDTEGRVSVVLDAGLMEHAAINCHPLVNTATTTIGRDDLVRFLRATGHEPVILAVPRRSEAADEA from the coding sequence ATGCCCCTTTCCTCCCAGGACCTTCTCGCCCGCCTCGCCGCGCTCGGCATCGAGCAGCGCACGGTCGAGCACCCGCCTCTGTTCACGGTGGAGGATTCGCAGGCGCTGCGCGGCGACATACCCGGCGGCCACACCAAGAATCTCTTCCTCAAGGACAAGAAGGGGAACCTCTTCCTCGTCGTGGTGGAGGAGGAGACCCGCGTCGACCTCAAGAACCTGCACATCCCGCTCGGGGCGGCGAGCAAGCTCTCCTTCGGCAGCGCCGAGCTGCTGGAGGAGGTGCTCGGCGTGAAGCCCGGCGCGGTGACGGCCTTCGGCCCGGTCAACGATACGGAAGGCCGCGTGAGCGTGGTGCTCGACGCCGGGCTCATGGAGCACGCGGCGATCAACTGCCATCCGCTGGTCAACACCGCGACCACCACCATAGGCCGCGACGATCTGGTGCGCTTCCTGCGTGCCACCGGGCATGAGCCGGTGATCCTCGCGGTGCCGCGCCGCAGCGAGGCGGCGGACGAGGCGTAA